The bacterium genome includes a region encoding these proteins:
- a CDS encoding MtrB/PioB family decaheme-associated outer membrane protein: MMIRDNMRQALTIVVASLLLFATGAGVATAGDDDGFRLWVEPLDFWVLEKDQDTNSSKFQEYRDLQSGLYANLKAYGESEDGDRTLAIRMSAIGRDHARYNVDYGVAGSYKVNLDYNKIPHLFGNDATLLWNQTAVNRFELADSTQLALQEAVIAQRAGGGSVNFGFLEPLIRPFVDVANRTDLGLQRDRTRARFDFGNLGKFAWGFEYKHENRDGSRPMGAAFGFNNVQEIPEPINYNTTDVEFSGEFNGKKGGARFGYRNSQFKNTLDSVLWDNPWRATDSTNPIAYLGPNTTDAGPSRGLASLAPDNEANLLFFDGRARAGGWWFNGSLTMNTMTQNESLLPFTINTAIVGTDESTGRTFNAASSGLPVNAADTEVETMNVSANAGTELGDDFSLTLRYRTYDYDNSSPRVTFPGYVRLDAVWEPPALITVPYDWTKDNLGAELGWDATNSTHLTLGYFMESWDRTFREIHTSDEDTIKLTVDSRPNSKVSVRASWATGDRTTGEYDVEAQEVFFVHPEGINQQPGLRKFDEAERDVDDYDFSVQLFPRDSWNLSFGLSAREEDYPNSEFGLQSDEIMSYNFEFGYAPGAHLNCYVFGNMADREVFQRSRQSGATLSTNPLDNWSVLLDEDTTTWGFGLNSKNDNGWSWDAVLNISDSDGAGDFTTPSGGRTVVDIDNYEDIELTSLWVKAGYEITENASFGVFFYFEDYTIDSFILQGIVPYLPQSILLAPNDADYEAHMFGINLKLKI, from the coding sequence ATGATGATCAGAGACAACATGCGACAGGCTCTGACGATCGTCGTTGCGTCTTTGCTGCTCTTCGCCACAGGCGCGGGAGTTGCGACGGCGGGTGACGACGACGGTTTCCGCCTCTGGGTCGAGCCACTCGACTTCTGGGTGCTCGAGAAGGATCAAGACACCAACTCTTCGAAGTTTCAGGAGTATCGCGATCTCCAGAGCGGGCTGTACGCGAATCTCAAAGCCTACGGCGAGAGCGAGGACGGCGACCGAACGCTCGCGATCCGGATGAGCGCCATCGGGCGTGACCACGCCCGCTACAACGTCGACTACGGCGTCGCCGGTAGCTACAAGGTCAACCTCGACTACAACAAGATCCCGCATCTCTTCGGCAACGACGCCACCCTGCTCTGGAACCAGACGGCGGTCAATCGGTTTGAGCTGGCCGACTCGACCCAGCTGGCGTTGCAGGAGGCGGTGATTGCCCAGCGGGCCGGCGGGGGCTCGGTCAACTTCGGCTTTCTCGAGCCCTTGATCCGACCGTTCGTGGACGTCGCCAATCGGACCGACCTCGGTCTCCAGCGCGACCGCACGCGAGCCCGCTTCGATTTCGGCAATCTAGGCAAGTTCGCCTGGGGCTTCGAGTACAAGCACGAGAACCGTGACGGCAGCCGTCCGATGGGTGCCGCGTTCGGCTTCAACAACGTTCAAGAGATCCCCGAGCCGATCAACTACAACACCACCGATGTCGAGTTCTCCGGCGAATTCAACGGCAAGAAGGGCGGTGCGCGCTTCGGCTATCGCAACTCCCAGTTCAAGAACACCCTCGACTCGGTGCTCTGGGACAACCCCTGGCGAGCGACCGACAGTACCAACCCCATCGCCTACCTCGGCCCCAACACGACCGACGCGGGTCCCTCTCGCGGTCTCGCCAGCCTGGCGCCGGACAACGAAGCCAACCTGCTCTTCTTCGACGGCCGCGCGAGAGCGGGCGGCTGGTGGTTCAACGGCAGCCTGACCATGAACACCATGACCCAGAATGAGTCGCTGCTGCCCTTCACAATCAACACCGCCATTGTGGGCACCGACGAGAGCACGGGGCGCACCTTCAACGCGGCGAGCTCCGGCCTGCCGGTCAATGCGGCCGACACCGAAGTCGAAACCATGAACGTTTCCGCCAACGCGGGGACCGAGCTCGGCGACGATTTCAGCCTGACGCTACGGTATCGAACGTATGATTACGACAACTCGTCGCCGCGAGTCACCTTCCCCGGGTACGTCAGGCTCGATGCCGTTTGGGAGCCGCCGGCCCTGATCACCGTGCCCTACGACTGGACCAAGGACAATCTGGGCGCGGAGCTCGGTTGGGACGCCACCAATTCCACCCACCTGACCCTCGGCTACTTCATGGAGAGCTGGGATCGCACCTTCCGCGAGATCCACACCTCAGACGAGGACACCATCAAACTAACGGTCGATAGCCGCCCCAACAGCAAGGTCTCGGTGCGGGCCAGCTGGGCGACCGGCGATCGGACGACCGGCGAGTACGACGTCGAGGCCCAGGAGGTGTTCTTCGTCCATCCCGAGGGAATCAACCAGCAGCCCGGTCTGCGCAAGTTCGACGAGGCCGAGCGGGATGTCGACGACTATGACTTCTCCGTGCAGCTGTTTCCCAGGGACTCCTGGAATCTGAGCTTCGGATTGTCGGCCCGCGAAGAGGATTATCCCAACAGCGAGTTCGGCCTTCAGTCGGACGAGATCATGAGCTACAACTTCGAGTTCGGATACGCTCCGGGCGCCCATCTCAACTGCTACGTCTTCGGCAACATGGCCGACCGCGAGGTTTTCCAGAGATCGCGGCAGTCCGGCGCAACGCTCTCGACCAATCCCCTGGACAACTGGAGCGTGCTCCTCGACGAGGACACCACGACCTGGGGCTTTGGTCTCAACTCCAAGAACGACAATGGTTGGAGCTGGGATGCGGTGCTCAATATCTCGGACTCCGATGGCGCAGGGGACTTCACTACGCCCTCTGGTGGCCGGACAGTGGTCGACATCGACAACTACGAGGACATCGAGCTGACCAGCCTGTGGGTGAAAGCGGGCTACGAGATCACCGAGAACGCCAGCTTCGGCGTGTTCTTCTACTTCGAGGACTACACCATCGACAGCTTCATTCTCCAAGGTATCGTTCCCTACCTGCCACAGTCGATTCTCTTGGCACCGAACGACGCCGACTACGAAGCCCACATGTTCGGAATCAACCTGAAGCTGAAGATCTAG